A region from the Pseudomonas sp. P8_229 genome encodes:
- a CDS encoding D-2-hydroxyacid dehydrogenase family protein, producing MAMQIAVIDDWQDVARDVVDWSVLDSIGEVTFEHDYPADNATLAERLGRYQVICVMRERTRFDQDLLQRLPNLKLLVTGGMRNAALDMQAAASLGIKVCGSDSYKHAAPELTWALIMAATRNLVNEANSLRAGRWQQGLGGDLHGKTLGILGLGSIGQKVAQFGQVFGMRVIAWSENLTAERAEASGVTWVSKQQLFEQADVLSVHLVLSERSRALVDAQALDWMKPTALLVNTARGPIVDEAALIKALQKQKIAGAALDVFDQEPLPALHPFRTLDNVLATPHVGYVSRQNYEQFFAQMIEDIQAWAAGSPLRLLN from the coding sequence ATGGCGATGCAGATTGCAGTGATTGATGACTGGCAGGACGTGGCACGGGATGTGGTCGACTGGTCGGTGCTCGACAGCATTGGCGAAGTGACGTTTGAGCATGATTACCCGGCGGACAACGCCACCCTGGCCGAGCGACTGGGCCGGTACCAGGTGATCTGCGTGATGCGCGAGCGCACGCGGTTCGACCAGGACCTGCTGCAGCGCCTGCCCAACCTCAAGCTATTGGTCACTGGCGGCATGCGCAACGCAGCGCTGGACATGCAGGCGGCCGCCAGCCTCGGGATCAAGGTCTGCGGCAGCGATAGCTACAAGCACGCGGCGCCGGAGCTGACCTGGGCATTGATCATGGCCGCCACGCGCAATCTGGTGAATGAAGCCAATTCCCTGCGTGCCGGCCGCTGGCAGCAAGGGCTGGGCGGCGACCTGCACGGCAAGACGCTGGGCATCCTCGGTCTTGGCAGCATTGGCCAGAAGGTGGCGCAATTCGGCCAGGTGTTCGGTATGCGCGTAATCGCCTGGAGCGAAAACCTCACCGCCGAACGCGCCGAAGCATCCGGCGTGACCTGGGTCAGCAAGCAGCAATTGTTCGAACAGGCCGATGTGCTGTCGGTGCACCTGGTGCTCAGCGAGCGCAGTCGCGCACTGGTCGATGCGCAGGCGCTGGACTGGATGAAACCCACCGCGCTGCTGGTCAACACCGCCCGCGGGCCGATTGTCGATGAAGCGGCGCTGATCAAGGCCTTGCAGAAACAGAAGATCGCCGGGGCAGCATTGGACGTGTTCGATCAGGAACCGCTGCCGGCACTGCACCCGTTTCGCACGCTGGACAATGTGCTGGCCACGCCGCATGTGGGGTACGTCAGCCGGCAGAACTACGAGCAGTTCTTTGCGCAGATGATCGAGGATATTCAGGCTTGGGCGGCGGGGAGCCCGCTTCGCCTGTTGAACTGA
- a CDS encoding IS110 family transposase → MAMPVVTTQSIIGVDVAKDELVIYHAESDQLETISNTKAAIKKWLKTAAKPVAIAIEATNIYHQEFADLAYADGCVIYMVGGYELSHYRKGVNVRAKTDALDARLLARYLTNEGDHLRPWTPPSPLYCRLISLFRRRAALVQARVSLKQSWENEPLLKTAFKNQINAMQRLEILLEKTILAQIDEAGLGAQLKRCMKVEGIGTLTGARLLASFQRGDFRNADAFIAFLGLDLRISDSGKKKGRRCLTKRGDSEARRLLHNAAMAASRTSAWKGFYEALRERGLSTTQALVALARKLARVVFALLKNQSEYSPKAV, encoded by the coding sequence ATGGCAATGCCCGTCGTTACCACTCAGTCGATTATCGGGGTTGATGTCGCCAAGGACGAACTGGTGATTTATCACGCCGAATCAGATCAGCTCGAGACAATCTCCAATACCAAAGCGGCGATCAAGAAATGGCTCAAAACCGCTGCCAAGCCAGTGGCAATCGCCATCGAAGCCACCAATATCTATCACCAGGAATTTGCTGATCTGGCGTATGCCGATGGTTGCGTGATCTATATGGTTGGCGGTTATGAGCTCAGCCATTACCGCAAAGGTGTGAACGTTCGCGCCAAAACTGATGCGCTGGATGCCCGATTACTGGCCCGTTATCTGACAAACGAAGGGGACCACTTACGCCCTTGGACACCGCCGTCGCCCTTGTATTGCCGGCTCATCAGTCTTTTCCGGCGTCGTGCGGCTCTGGTCCAGGCTCGTGTCAGCCTCAAGCAGAGCTGGGAGAATGAGCCATTGCTCAAAACCGCTTTCAAAAATCAGATAAACGCCATGCAAAGACTGGAAATCCTGCTGGAGAAAACGATCCTGGCGCAGATAGACGAAGCCGGTTTAGGCGCTCAGCTCAAGCGTTGCATGAAGGTAGAAGGCATCGGTACGTTGACCGGCGCCCGCTTGCTCGCATCCTTTCAGCGTGGGGACTTCAGGAATGCCGACGCTTTCATCGCCTTTCTAGGCCTGGATCTGCGCATATCGGACTCAGGCAAAAAGAAAGGCCGTCGCTGCCTGACCAAACGAGGCGACTCAGAGGCACGTCGATTGCTGCACAACGCTGCAATGGCGGCGAGCCGGACCTCGGCGTGGAAAGGGTTTTATGAGGCTTTAAGAGAGCGCGGATTGAGCACTACCCAAGCACTGGTCGCACTAGCCCGCAAGCTTGCCCGGGTGGTATTTGCTCTGTTGAAAAACCAGAGCGAATACTCACCTAAAGCCGTTTAG
- a CDS encoding GNAT family N-acetyltransferase: MDTVILRRYRIGDAAAVSCLFRKIYGDHYVQPHVYLPCMISQNHRDGRWHSMVALMNGEICGHATLFRQAASHSLTAELALSVVHPETRGQNIATQLGQQLLIHAQALDCRGVTIKQVTQHPYTQRMAAGLGFHSCGLLPDYVPTPFGGPGRETIIVGHCCIDGYRRPLPALVWPEACRELMLHLETAFGTADNAAPWKGPKLHFEHASGRYDMVLKVLEDDLFQQLEQLPTQWLISLRLRLAEGFASALHKLAAVGFAFTGVIPDDRSEGWLALFHRGYQPSALTLHCPHMQHLQDQARQSGEINPQ; encoded by the coding sequence ATGGATACGGTAATCCTGCGACGCTATCGGATCGGCGATGCAGCGGCGGTCAGCTGTCTGTTCCGGAAAATCTACGGCGACCATTACGTGCAACCGCACGTCTATTTGCCCTGCATGATCAGCCAAAACCACCGCGATGGCCGCTGGCACTCGATGGTGGCTCTGATGAACGGCGAAATCTGCGGGCACGCCACTTTGTTTCGCCAGGCCGCCAGCCACTCACTGACGGCAGAACTGGCATTGAGCGTGGTGCACCCGGAAACTCGCGGACAGAACATTGCCACGCAATTGGGCCAGCAGTTGCTGATTCATGCTCAGGCGCTTGATTGCCGGGGCGTGACCATCAAGCAGGTGACGCAACACCCGTACACACAACGCATGGCCGCCGGTCTCGGCTTTCACAGTTGCGGGTTGTTGCCGGACTACGTGCCCACGCCCTTTGGCGGCCCGGGACGCGAGACGATCATTGTCGGCCACTGCTGCATCGACGGCTATCGACGTCCACTGCCGGCGCTGGTCTGGCCAGAAGCTTGTCGCGAGTTGATGCTGCACCTGGAAACAGCGTTTGGCACCGCAGACAACGCCGCGCCCTGGAAGGGCCCGAAGCTGCATTTCGAACATGCATCGGGGCGTTATGACATGGTGTTGAAAGTACTCGAGGACGACCTGTTCCAGCAGTTGGAACAACTGCCGACGCAGTGGCTGATTTCGCTCCGGCTCAGGCTCGCCGAGGGGTTTGCCAGCGCCTTGCACAAACTGGCTGCAGTGGGTTTCGCCTTCACCGGAGTTATCCCCGATGACCGCAGCGAAGGCTGGCTGGCGTTGTTTCATCGCGGCTATCAGCCATCTGCGCTGACGTTGCACTGCCCGCACATGCAACACCTGCAGGATCAGGCTCGACAGAGCGGTGAAATCAATCCGCAGTAG
- a CDS encoding phenylacetate--CoA ligase family protein: MNTTVELTTLLSFTRQHSAYYREHFKDVAAPISTLAELPLIDPVHYWRDSQHPDQWPVLTATPHDALIFKTGGTTGSGKLSLFTRAEWQTLVRDFGRHLTAQLNPGDRVANLFFVGDLYASFIFTHDALSHVETPVCEFPFTGEADSGVLADSIGAYRINVLAGVPAQLLKFAAWLERQSRTLEGVETLLYGGESLFPAQLQLLDRVFPNARIASIGYASVDAGPIGISARDCALGEHRMLETHSVLEIIDEVTGEVIEECNRNGRLVLTNLTRRLMPVIRYPVGDLACWREPAGTPMRKFALAGRSMHSQRVRVGVLSLDTGDIADLVRAIGNSDDWQLLIEQQGKKDLLSLRWVAGTQTSDVALATTRLRRALIGQYPLIEQLHADHLLDLHVIDCANDELACHPRSGKRQRVVDRREYGTPCLRRG; encoded by the coding sequence ATGAACACAACCGTTGAATTGACCACCCTGCTCAGTTTCACCCGCCAACATTCGGCTTATTACCGCGAGCATTTCAAGGACGTCGCAGCGCCCATCAGCACTTTGGCCGAACTGCCCTTGATCGACCCTGTGCATTATTGGCGCGACAGCCAGCATCCAGACCAATGGCCGGTGCTGACCGCAACCCCGCACGATGCACTGATCTTCAAGACCGGGGGCACCACCGGCTCCGGCAAACTGTCGCTGTTCACCCGCGCCGAATGGCAAACCCTGGTGCGTGATTTCGGACGCCATCTCACGGCGCAACTGAACCCCGGTGACCGGGTTGCGAACCTGTTTTTCGTCGGCGACCTATATGCGAGTTTCATCTTCACCCACGACGCCCTGAGCCATGTCGAGACGCCCGTCTGCGAGTTCCCGTTTACCGGAGAGGCCGACAGCGGCGTGCTGGCCGACTCGATCGGTGCCTACCGGATCAACGTACTGGCGGGCGTACCCGCCCAACTGCTGAAGTTCGCCGCCTGGCTTGAGCGTCAGTCACGGACGCTGGAAGGTGTCGAAACGCTGCTCTACGGCGGTGAGAGCCTGTTCCCCGCGCAACTGCAATTGCTCGACCGGGTGTTCCCGAACGCACGCATCGCCTCGATCGGCTATGCCAGCGTCGACGCCGGTCCCATCGGCATCAGTGCCCGCGATTGCGCCCTGGGCGAGCACCGGATGCTGGAAACACACAGTGTGCTGGAGATCATCGATGAAGTGACCGGTGAGGTCATCGAAGAATGCAACCGCAATGGACGGCTGGTCTTGACCAACCTGACGCGGCGCCTGATGCCGGTGATCCGTTACCCTGTCGGCGACCTGGCCTGCTGGCGCGAACCCGCCGGGACGCCGATGCGCAAATTCGCCCTGGCAGGCCGCAGCATGCACAGCCAGCGTGTGCGGGTGGGCGTATTGAGCCTGGACACGGGTGATATTGCCGATCTGGTGCGAGCCATCGGCAACAGCGACGATTGGCAACTGCTCATCGAACAGCAGGGAAAGAAAGACCTGCTGAGTCTGCGCTGGGTAGCGGGCACGCAAACGTCTGACGTTGCCCTGGCGACCACAAGGCTGCGACGCGCGCTGATTGGCCAATACCCGTTGATCGAGCAGTTGCACGCCGATCATCTGCTGGACCTGCACGTGATCGACTGCGCTAATGACGAACTGGCTTGTCATCCGCGCTCCGGCAAACGTCAGCGGGTCGTCGACCGGCGCGAATATGGCACCCCGTGCCTGAGGCGAGGATGA
- a CDS encoding alpha/beta fold hydrolase, with the protein MSVTLTRWLPGLFLTAALPLFAHAAEPTEAAPGAGPTYGAQLQGFQYPYTLKHFAFQSQGKSLQMGYMDVAAHGKANGRTVVLMHGKNFCAATWDSSIKALSEAGYRVVAPDQIGFCTSSKPDHYQYSFQQLATNTQQLLKALGIQKATLLGHSTGGMLATRYALLFPDQVEQLALVNPIGLEDWKALGVPYRTVDQWYQRELKVTAQGIRDYERNTYYDGRWKPEFDRWVDMLAGLSNGPGKAQVAWNSALIYDMIFTQPVYYEFKDLKMPTLLLIGTSDTTAIGKDLASPEVKAKIGHYDVLGKQVAKLIPQSTLVEFPGMGHAPQMEEPEQFHKALLGWLNNTNPVR; encoded by the coding sequence ATGTCCGTCACGCTAACCCGCTGGCTGCCCGGCCTGTTCCTGACTGCTGCGCTGCCGCTGTTTGCGCATGCTGCCGAACCCACTGAAGCGGCGCCCGGCGCAGGCCCCACTTATGGTGCGCAGCTGCAAGGCTTCCAGTACCCCTACACACTCAAGCACTTTGCCTTTCAGTCCCAGGGTAAATCCCTGCAGATGGGTTACATGGACGTCGCCGCCCACGGCAAGGCCAACGGCCGCACCGTGGTGCTGATGCACGGCAAGAACTTTTGCGCCGCCACCTGGGACAGTTCGATCAAGGCCTTGAGCGAGGCTGGATACCGGGTCGTCGCGCCGGATCAGATCGGTTTCTGCACCTCCAGCAAACCCGATCACTATCAATACAGCTTCCAGCAACTGGCAACCAACACCCAGCAACTGCTCAAGGCGCTGGGCATCCAGAAAGCCACCCTGCTCGGCCACTCCACCGGCGGCATGCTCGCCACCCGCTACGCCTTGCTGTTTCCCGATCAGGTCGAACAACTGGCACTGGTCAACCCGATCGGCCTGGAAGACTGGAAGGCCCTCGGCGTGCCGTATCGCACCGTTGATCAGTGGTATCAGCGCGAACTCAAAGTCACCGCCCAAGGCATTCGCGACTACGAACGCAACACTTATTACGACGGCCGCTGGAAGCCCGAATTCGACCGTTGGGTCGACATGCTCGCCGGTCTGAGCAATGGCCCGGGCAAAGCCCAGGTGGCATGGAACTCGGCGCTGATCTACGACATGATCTTCACCCAGCCGGTGTACTACGAGTTCAAGGACCTGAAGATGCCGACCCTGTTGCTGATCGGTACGTCCGACACCACGGCCATCGGCAAGGACCTCGCCTCTCCAGAGGTCAAGGCAAAAATCGGCCACTATGATGTGCTCGGCAAGCAGGTCGCCAAGCTGATTCCCCAGTCGACGCTGGTCGAATTCCCCGGCATGGGCCACGCGCCGCAGATGGAAGAACCGGAGCAATTTCATAAAGCGTTGCTTGGCTGGCTGAACAATACCAATCCCGTTCGTTGA
- a CDS encoding aldehyde dehydrogenase family protein codes for MFLINGQLHSDINLDNAVQQLLLELPLRLQTPLETSTLLAATEAFAERLLHQTSALALDAGQRQALIDFCQPAALQAKLDRELGLQPDSLRRIDYRQPRFERWSPLGLVVHITPANAPLLAFCAVLESLLSGNVNWLRPSSSDGGFTAQLLQALLEADASGQLAGYVAVLPTTTGQIGQLCKHANGVAAWGGESALHAIRQQLAPGCRWIDWGHRISFAYLTPDAASPTVFDAIVDEVCRLDQQACSSPQWLLVDSDDAVVMSDIGAQLAEAFERRVGQWPALTPTLEEASQVTTCTAMAQLRQSFTGQTGQVWNTPGWRVIWSHDRQLEPSALFRSLLLKPVPRELLTGTLQPWRNVLQSCALLCPEAQIGELAQTLIAAGVTRIAPIGAIHDGYDGEPHDGVYALQRLSRRVSVSLPPSMLASRAALDRLPLPPALAGVPLMDKQTFVNQPPDPAAQLYFRSGGSSGAPVLSGFSHDDFQRQMRATADGLFAAGLDPARDRVMNLFFSGGLYGGFSSFTKVLEQLQVRHWPMGAPADDDYQEIAQIIIEQQITVLIGMPGTLHRLFLNEQPTLRRYGAISKVFLGGEHLSEHTRELLHSCGVKLIRSAIYGSVDAGPLGHACQATADGVFHVMSDIQHLEIVDFAHDTPAGDGESGRLLVTSRARQGQSVQRYDIGDSGRWLPGPCECGLPSPRFELLGRHGKLLRIGTDFISLTTLAHHLQTPFQLILDHGPDGLERMRLRSPQAPQETHRQLQDYQKLTSLVQTGLLTVDVEQCAVEQFARNRHSGKTPLLIDQRR; via the coding sequence ATGTTCTTGATCAACGGACAACTGCACAGCGACATCAACCTCGATAATGCCGTGCAGCAACTACTCCTGGAGCTGCCACTACGGCTGCAGACACCGCTTGAAACCAGCACGCTGCTGGCAGCCACCGAAGCCTTCGCGGAACGCCTGTTGCATCAGACGTCGGCGCTGGCGCTCGATGCCGGGCAACGTCAGGCACTGATCGATTTCTGCCAACCTGCCGCGCTGCAGGCCAAGCTTGATCGCGAACTCGGTCTGCAACCCGATTCGCTACGCCGCATCGATTATCGCCAGCCGCGCTTCGAGCGCTGGAGCCCGCTGGGCCTGGTCGTGCACATCACGCCGGCCAACGCTCCGCTGCTGGCGTTCTGTGCGGTGCTGGAGAGCCTGTTGAGCGGCAATGTCAACTGGTTGCGTCCCAGCAGCAGCGACGGCGGCTTCACCGCGCAACTACTCCAGGCCTTGCTCGAAGCCGACGCAAGCGGGCAACTCGCTGGCTACGTGGCCGTGCTGCCGACAACCACCGGACAAATCGGCCAACTGTGCAAACACGCCAACGGTGTCGCGGCCTGGGGCGGCGAAAGTGCATTGCACGCAATCCGCCAACAGCTTGCGCCGGGCTGCCGCTGGATCGATTGGGGGCACCGAATCAGTTTCGCCTATCTGACCCCGGATGCGGCGTCGCCCACGGTATTCGATGCCATCGTGGACGAAGTCTGTCGCCTCGATCAGCAAGCCTGTTCCAGTCCGCAATGGCTGCTGGTGGACAGTGACGACGCGGTCGTAATGAGCGACATCGGCGCGCAACTGGCCGAGGCGTTTGAACGCCGCGTCGGACAATGGCCAGCCCTCACCCCCACCCTTGAGGAAGCCTCGCAAGTCACCACCTGCACGGCGATGGCACAGTTGAGGCAGAGTTTTACCGGGCAAACCGGCCAGGTCTGGAATACGCCGGGCTGGCGAGTGATCTGGAGCCACGACCGCCAGCTTGAGCCCTCGGCGCTGTTTCGCAGCCTGCTGCTCAAGCCGGTACCCCGCGAGTTGCTTACCGGTACGCTGCAACCCTGGCGCAATGTGTTGCAGAGCTGTGCCTTGTTGTGTCCGGAGGCGCAGATCGGCGAACTGGCACAGACGCTGATTGCCGCCGGTGTCACCCGCATTGCCCCGATCGGCGCTATCCACGACGGCTACGACGGCGAACCGCATGACGGTGTCTACGCCTTGCAGCGCCTGAGCCGACGGGTGTCGGTCAGCTTGCCGCCGTCGATGCTCGCGAGCCGTGCCGCCCTTGATCGCCTGCCTTTGCCGCCCGCGCTGGCCGGCGTTCCGCTCATGGACAAGCAAACCTTCGTCAATCAGCCACCCGACCCGGCGGCGCAGCTGTATTTTCGCTCCGGGGGCAGCAGCGGCGCGCCGGTCCTTTCGGGCTTCAGTCACGACGATTTCCAGCGCCAGATGCGTGCAACTGCCGATGGTCTGTTTGCAGCGGGTCTGGACCCGGCGCGGGACAGGGTCATGAACCTGTTCTTCAGCGGCGGGCTATACGGTGGTTTTTCCAGCTTCACCAAAGTACTGGAACAACTGCAGGTCAGGCATTGGCCGATGGGCGCTCCGGCGGACGACGATTACCAGGAAATCGCGCAAATCATCATCGAACAGCAGATCACCGTGCTGATCGGCATGCCCGGCACCCTGCACCGGCTATTCCTCAACGAGCAACCGACTTTGCGTCGCTATGGCGCCATCAGCAAAGTCTTTCTCGGCGGCGAACACCTGAGTGAGCACACCCGCGAGTTACTGCACAGCTGCGGCGTCAAGCTGATTCGTTCGGCGATCTACGGCAGCGTCGATGCGGGTCCCCTGGGCCACGCTTGCCAGGCTACGGCAGACGGCGTTTTCCACGTGATGAGCGATATCCAGCATCTGGAGATCGTCGATTTTGCGCATGACACGCCGGCCGGAGACGGCGAGTCCGGCCGTCTGCTGGTGACCTCCCGGGCACGCCAGGGCCAATCCGTGCAGCGTTATGACATCGGCGACAGCGGACGCTGGCTGCCCGGTCCGTGTGAATGCGGTCTGCCTTCTCCGCGCTTCGAGCTGCTGGGGCGCCACGGCAAATTGCTGCGTATCGGTACCGACTTCATTTCGCTGACGACACTGGCGCACCACCTGCAAACGCCCTTCCAACTGATCCTCGATCACGGCCCTGATGGCCTGGAGCGCATGCGTTTGCGCAGCCCTCAGGCACCGCAGGAAACCCATCGACAACTGCAGGACTACCAGAAGCTGACTTCGTTGGTGCAGACCGGCCTGCTCACCGTGGACGTCGAGCAATGTGCCGTCGAGCAATTCGCCCGTAACAGACACAGCGGCAAGACGCCGTTACTGATTGACCAACGCCGCTGA
- a CDS encoding DUF411 domain-containing protein, translating into MRNPLRLAALSALLLSSLAQAADLIPIEVHRDANCGCCKKWISHLEANGFKVEDHVESDMSSFKQQHGVPPRLGSCHTALINGKFVEGHVPAEQVLALSKRDDLLGVAAPGMPMGSPGMEMDGMSDAYQVIGLKKDGTDVVVADYPAH; encoded by the coding sequence ATGCGAAATCCTTTGCGACTGGCCGCCCTGAGCGCCCTGCTCCTGTCCTCCCTGGCCCAGGCTGCCGACCTGATCCCGATCGAAGTCCATCGCGACGCCAACTGCGGCTGCTGCAAAAAATGGATCAGCCACCTCGAAGCCAACGGTTTCAAAGTCGAAGACCACGTCGAATCCGACATGAGCAGCTTCAAGCAGCAACACGGCGTGCCACCGCGCCTGGGTTCCTGCCATACCGCGCTGATCAACGGCAAGTTCGTCGAGGGCCATGTGCCGGCTGAGCAAGTGCTGGCCCTGAGCAAACGCGACGACCTGCTGGGCGTGGCCGCACCGGGCATGCCGATGGGTTCTCCGGGCATGGAAATGGATGGCATGAGCGATGCCTATCAAGTGATCGGCCTGAAAAAGGACGGCACGGACGTGGTGGTGGCGGACTACCCGGCCCACTGA
- a CDS encoding YqaA family protein translates to MAAGYVGLFAAAFGAATLLPLQSEALLVGLIASDRYWLWGLLGVATLGNVLGSLVNWWLGRGLERFQGRRWFPVSRKHMTTARKHYERYGHWSLLLSWLPVIGDPLTLIAGVMREPLGRFLLIVTFAKGARYAVVAMLTLGWLD, encoded by the coding sequence ATGGCCGCCGGTTACGTCGGGCTGTTCGCAGCCGCGTTCGGCGCTGCAACGCTGTTGCCATTGCAATCCGAAGCGCTGCTGGTCGGCCTGATCGCCAGCGACCGCTACTGGCTGTGGGGGCTGCTGGGCGTGGCGACGCTGGGCAACGTGCTCGGTTCGCTGGTCAATTGGTGGCTGGGACGTGGCCTCGAACGCTTTCAGGGTCGACGCTGGTTTCCCGTCAGCCGTAAACACATGACCACGGCACGCAAACACTACGAGCGTTATGGGCACTGGTCGCTGCTGCTCAGCTGGCTGCCGGTCATTGGCGATCCGCTGACCCTGATCGCCGGTGTCATGCGTGAGCCGCTCGGGCGCTTTCTGTTGATTGTCACCTTCGCCAAGGGCGCGCGTTACGCCGTGGTGGCGATGTTGACGCTGGGCTGGCTCGATTGA
- a CDS encoding acyl-protein synthase, protein MTRFPHSDALCALPQPYCPESVPTGLFNQAMAEVSRFHASHTPGYSHWLSAHSIDIDALDTLDDWSQLPPIFASFFKQHLLLSPTGEDALELTSSGTSGQKSRMRYDSRSLGAAQYMVERIFAQYGWITPHTPCNYLLLSYEPEQTITLGTSFTDQFLCRFAPVNRVVYALRANGDGHQFDLFGVISALQAFAEEGLPVRIFGFPAFLWETLQRMRATGVAQLQLPAGSLAFFGGGWKTRAAEEVPKQQLYARIQQQLGIDARDCRDGYGAVEHAVPYIECAHHRFHVPVYSKVYVRSALDFSVLPYGQRGLLNLVSPYISSSPAHAVVMSDLATLHPGSSCDCGLPSDWFELHGRAGTTAARSCAMAASELLGRH, encoded by the coding sequence ATGACTCGATTCCCCCACAGCGACGCGCTTTGCGCGTTGCCGCAACCCTATTGCCCGGAGTCCGTACCCACGGGGCTGTTCAATCAGGCCATGGCTGAAGTCAGCCGATTCCACGCCAGCCATACGCCCGGTTACAGCCATTGGTTGAGCGCCCACTCTATCGATATCGATGCACTGGACACGCTGGATGACTGGTCGCAACTGCCGCCGATTTTCGCCAGTTTCTTCAAGCAACATTTGCTGCTCAGCCCCACGGGGGAAGACGCACTGGAACTGACCTCCTCCGGCACCAGCGGCCAGAAGAGCCGCATGCGCTACGACTCGCGCAGCCTCGGGGCGGCGCAGTACATGGTCGAACGGATTTTCGCGCAATACGGCTGGATCACTCCGCACACGCCCTGCAATTATCTGCTGTTGAGCTACGAGCCAGAGCAGACGATCACCTTGGGCACCTCCTTCACCGATCAATTTCTGTGTCGCTTTGCCCCCGTCAATCGAGTGGTGTACGCGCTGCGCGCCAATGGCGATGGCCACCAGTTTGATCTGTTCGGTGTGATCTCGGCCCTGCAGGCGTTTGCCGAAGAAGGCTTGCCGGTACGCATTTTCGGCTTCCCGGCGTTTCTCTGGGAAACCCTGCAACGCATGCGCGCCACCGGCGTGGCGCAGCTGCAACTGCCGGCGGGATCACTGGCATTTTTCGGCGGCGGCTGGAAAACCCGCGCTGCCGAAGAAGTCCCCAAACAACAGCTGTACGCGCGGATCCAGCAACAACTGGGCATCGATGCCCGTGACTGTCGCGATGGCTATGGTGCGGTCGAGCATGCGGTGCCCTACATCGAATGCGCCCATCATCGCTTTCACGTACCGGTCTATTCGAAAGTCTACGTGCGCAGCGCGCTGGATTTTTCCGTCCTGCCCTATGGGCAACGTGGTTTGCTGAACCTGGTCTCACCGTACATTTCTTCAAGTCCGGCACACGCGGTGGTCATGAGCGACCTCGCCACATTGCATCCCGGCTCCAGCTGCGACTGCGGACTGCCCAGCGACTGGTTCGAACTGCATGGCCGCGCCGGCACCACAGCCGCCAGGAGCTGCGCCATGGCCGCCTCCGAACTGTTGGGGAGGCACTGA